From Candidatus Rokuibacteriota bacterium, a single genomic window includes:
- a CDS encoding class I SAM-dependent methyltransferase, producing the protein MHGQHEAAPHGHGGDGHRHEDHRHDRHRGRHGNPADLDAYIVRLEDPARDEWQRPDVVVAALGLRRGQTVGEIGGGPGYWSLRLARKVGPAGRVYAVDVEPRLLEVLRQRLEERKVGNVTPVLGLPGDPLLPAASCDLVLLVNAYHHLPDGPAYLRRLARALRRGGRIVNVDFHKRETPVGPPVEERVSREEFLVGARRAGLVPVAEQGFLPHQYCVTLKPRRAPRRR; encoded by the coding sequence TTGCACGGCCAGCACGAGGCGGCGCCGCACGGGCACGGCGGCGACGGTCATCGCCACGAGGATCACCGTCACGACCGACACCGGGGGCGCCACGGTAACCCCGCGGACCTCGACGCGTACATCGTCAGGCTCGAGGACCCGGCGCGCGACGAGTGGCAGCGGCCCGATGTGGTGGTCGCGGCGCTCGGGCTCAGGCGCGGGCAGACGGTGGGGGAGATCGGGGGCGGGCCGGGGTACTGGTCCCTGCGGCTCGCGCGGAAGGTCGGCCCGGCCGGCCGCGTCTACGCCGTGGACGTCGAGCCGCGCCTCCTCGAGGTGCTGCGCCAGCGCCTCGAGGAGCGGAAGGTCGGCAACGTGACGCCCGTGCTCGGGCTGCCCGGGGACCCACTGCTCCCCGCGGCCAGCTGTGACCTCGTGCTCCTGGTCAACGCCTATCACCATCTCCCCGACGGGCCCGCGTATCTCCGGCGCCTGGCCCGGGCGCTCCGCCGCGGCGGCCGGATCGTCAACGTGGACTTCCACAAGCGGGAGACGCCGGTGGGGCCGCCTGTGGAGGAGCGGGTGTCGCGGGAGGAGTTCCTGGTAGGGGCGCGGCGCGCGGGGCTCGTTCCCGTCGCCGAGCAGGGCTTCCTGCCGCATCAGTACTGCGTGACGCTCAAGCCGCGGCGCGCGCCACGGCGGAGGTGA
- a CDS encoding radical SAM protein, whose translation MAAVWPAYLALSPAELRKRAARAVKALAACTACPRDCKVDRLAERTAVCKTGRYARVASHFPHRGEEDCLRGWRGSGTIFFSWCNLRCAFCQNFDVSQEGAGREVSPGELAGMMLELQGLGCHNINLVTPEHVVPQILEALPTAIERGLRLPLVYNTSAYDGMHSLRLMDGIVDIYMPDFKCWDPEASFRYLRAREYPEVARAAIREMHRQVGDLVLDERGLARRGLLVRHLVMPGDLAGTPEIASFLAEEISPHTYVNVMDQYRPAGRAIGEDFEEIARPVSHGEYAEAVRAMLEAGLHRLDHGRGLASAGV comes from the coding sequence ATGGCCGCGGTGTGGCCGGCGTACCTGGCCCTCTCCCCCGCCGAGCTGCGCAAGCGCGCCGCCCGGGCCGTCAAGGCGCTCGCCGCCTGCACCGCCTGCCCGCGTGATTGCAAGGTGGATCGGCTGGCGGAGCGGACGGCCGTGTGCAAGACGGGGCGTTACGCGCGCGTCGCGAGCCACTTCCCCCACCGGGGCGAGGAGGACTGCCTGCGCGGGTGGCGCGGGTCGGGCACGATCTTCTTCTCCTGGTGCAATCTGCGCTGCGCCTTCTGCCAGAACTTCGACGTGAGCCAGGAGGGCGCCGGCCGCGAGGTGAGTCCCGGTGAGCTCGCGGGGATGATGCTCGAGCTGCAGGGCCTCGGCTGCCACAACATCAACCTCGTCACGCCTGAGCACGTCGTGCCGCAGATCCTGGAGGCGCTGCCGACGGCGATCGAGCGGGGGCTCAGGCTGCCACTCGTGTACAACACGAGCGCCTACGACGGGATGCACAGTCTGCGGCTGATGGACGGGATCGTGGACATCTACATGCCCGACTTCAAGTGCTGGGACCCGGAGGCGTCGTTCCGTTACCTGCGGGCGCGCGAGTACCCGGAGGTGGCGCGGGCGGCCATCCGCGAGATGCACCGGCAGGTGGGCGATCTCGTCCTCGACGAGCGGGGCCTCGCGCGGCGGGGACTCCTGGTGCGGCACCTGGTGATGCCGGGCGATCTCGCGGGCACGCCGGAGATCGCGAGCTTCCTCGCCGAGGAGATCTCGCCTCACACCTATGTCAATGTCATGGATCAGTACCGCCCGGCGGGCCGTGCGATTGGTGAGGACTTCGAGGAGATCGCCCGTCCCGTCAGCCACGGCGAGTACGCGGAGGCCGTCCGGGCCATGCTGGAGGCAGGGCTCCATCGGCTGGACCACGGGCGGGGACTGGCCTCGGCCGGGGTCTGA